Proteins co-encoded in one Apteryx mantelli isolate bAptMan1 chromosome 4, bAptMan1.hap1, whole genome shotgun sequence genomic window:
- the LOC106496990 gene encoding uncharacterized protein has product MVNLLANKLSLTNESLQNQIWDLRETAAELDTENQKLLKENEDIKDCNRRLQASADCFKTLIGDLHREVDNARDTLKDRENKIKQIELQNKNLDKINEQLKAEIMEMSCQISAYQDDTMYREKDTLGERNIRYENERYLEHLQIKLEVKEKMYEQEKLRACQLRDTLEEFDKLREVQRNHIVQMKGQLEELGEETALLRAVHESSSLAGSLLHEFAEAKLLEDSLPLFTKEKFFCYMWSILRLLLLVVVCVGLFSNYFITDSLPLLFNDSELDILIQALYPYLSLKNEGLLPF; this is encoded by the coding sequence ATGGTAAACTTGCTGGCTAATAAACTGTCTTTGACAAATGAAAGCTTACAGAATCAAATATGGGACCTCAGAGaaacagctgcagagctggaTACTGAAAACCAGAAActactgaaagaaaatgaagatataAAGGACTGCAACAGGAGACTGCAGGCCAGTGCAGACTGTTTCAAGACATTAATAGGGGACCTACACAGAGAAGTGGATAATGCCAGGGACACactaaaagacagagaaaacaaaatcaaacaaataGAATTGCAGAATAAAAATCTGGATAAAATCAATGAACAACTGAAGGCAGAGATCATGGAAATGTCCTGCCAGATTTCTGCATATCAGGATGATACAATGTATCGAGAGAAAGACACATTAGGAGAGAGAAATATAAGGTATGAAAATGAGAGGTATTTGGAACACCTGCAAATCAAACTGGAAGTGAAGGAGAAGATGTATGAGCAAGAAAAGCTCCGAGCCTGCCAGTTAAGGGACACGTTAGAAGAATTTGACAAGCTCAGGGAAGTTCAGAGGAATCACATTGTGCAAATGAAAGGACAGCTAGAAGAGTTAGGTGAGGAAACTGCACTTCTGAGAGCAGTGCATGAGAGCAGCTCCCTGGCGGGTTCCTTACTGCATGAGTTTGCTGAAGCCAAGCTTCTGGAGGACTCGCTCCCTTTGTTTAcgaaagaaaaattcttctgttACATGTGGAGTATCTTAAGGCTCTTGCTATTAGTAGTAGTTTGCGTTGGACTTTTCAGTAACTACTTTATCACTGACAGCCTTCCACTACTGTTTAATGACAGTGAACTTGATATACTGATACAAGCCTTGTATCCATACCTCAGTCTGAAAAATGAAGGACTATTACCATTTTAA